One window of Chamaesiphon minutus PCC 6605 genomic DNA carries:
- a CDS encoding ArsR family transcriptional regulator: MTFFMDDDRVTLLSLKISRHYRMRMISLLASGELCVGNLAIALHMSDSAVSHQRKTVRALRLVGYRKQNRHVFDLYRTRSEHLAKSTNI, encoded by the coding sequence ATGACTTTTTTTATGGATGACGATCGAGTCACTCTATTGTCACTTAAAATTTCAAGACACTACCGAATGCGAATGATTTCACTTTTGGCAAGTGGCGAACTGTGCGTGGGCAATTTGGCGATCGCATTACATATGAGCGATTCAGCCGTATCTCATCAGCGTAAAACCGTGCGGGCACTGAGATTGGTTGGTTATCGCAAGCAAAATCGTCATGTCTTCGATCTGTATCGCACCAGATCTGAGCATTTGGCCAAATCGACAAATATTTAG
- a CDS encoding DNA phosphorothioation-associated protein 4 — translation MSENRIRVAKDKAELVKSLMASTENNSPFQTYADVMLFAAVLGAKHNRRMPLGEISKKEPGPISIDIFIARGYDPVLKLIAIAATENINVISPVGGASPMSNRADVEQQRIQIFEEYANGGLDLLDRELCGAVDYTERILLMLSVETKQRMPHGEMGSAANSNGEDPLETAAAEFDLRKFLD, via the coding sequence ATGTCCGAAAACCGCATCCGAGTTGCCAAAGATAAAGCCGAATTAGTCAAATCGTTAATGGCATCGACTGAAAATAACAGCCCTTTCCAAACATATGCTGATGTAATGTTATTTGCAGCAGTATTAGGAGCCAAACACAATCGGCGCATGCCTCTGGGCGAAATCTCCAAAAAAGAACCAGGGCCGATTAGTATTGATATCTTCATCGCGCGGGGTTACGATCCGGTACTGAAACTGATTGCAATCGCGGCTACCGAAAATATTAATGTAATTTCACCTGTGGGTGGAGCCTCACCGATGTCCAACCGAGCTGACGTCGAACAGCAGCGGATTCAGATCTTTGAAGAGTATGCTAATGGTGGATTGGATTTACTCGATCGAGAATTGTGTGGTGCGGTAGACTATACCGAGCGAATTTTACTGATGCTCTCAGTTGAGACCAAGCAACGAATGCCCCACGGAGAAATGGGTTCCGCCGCTAATTCCAATGGCGAAGATCCTCTAGAAACAGCAGCAGCCGAATTCGATCTCCGAAAGTTTTTGGATTAA
- a CDS encoding B12-binding domain-containing radical SAM protein encodes MNVLLLYPRFPKSFWSFEKMIELMGRKALIPPLGLITVAAILPQEWNYKLVDLNVREVTEAEWSWSEMVICSAMIVQKPDLLAQIQEAKRRGKRVAVGGPYATALPNEVTQVGADYLILDEGELTIPLFVEAVKQGQMSGTFRAPNGERPDVTTTPIPRFELLEFDAYAEMSVQFSRGCPFQCEFCDIIVLYGRKPRTKAPEQMLKELDYLYELGWRRSIFMVDDNFIGNKRNVKLLLKELLPWMIEHKYPFSFATEASVDLANDQELMDMMVKCNFGSVFLGIETPDEESLALTQKHQNTRSSLSEAVERIAKSGMRVMAGFIIGFDGEKSGAGQRIVKFVEQTNIPTAVFSMLQALPDTALSHRLAKEGRLRGTADGNINQTTLMNFVPTRPLEDIAIEYMDAFDELYEPSKFLDRTYRHYLMLGEATYPYKGEGRKKPISLLVLRALAIICWRQGFVRSTRWQFWRNLWSMYKLNPGGVSSYLVTCAQIEHFLEYRGIVRREIETQLAEFLAEEARIKAATPVEPVEVLAETAI; translated from the coding sequence ATGAACGTCTTACTCCTCTATCCTCGATTCCCTAAGAGCTTTTGGTCGTTTGAGAAAATGATCGAGCTAATGGGGCGCAAAGCCTTGATCCCACCACTGGGGCTGATTACTGTCGCTGCCATCCTGCCTCAAGAGTGGAACTACAAGCTCGTTGATTTGAACGTTCGCGAAGTGACCGAAGCTGAGTGGAGTTGGTCGGAAATGGTAATTTGCTCGGCGATGATCGTGCAAAAACCAGATTTACTCGCTCAGATTCAAGAAGCCAAACGCCGGGGCAAGCGCGTTGCCGTCGGTGGGCCTTACGCTACGGCCTTACCCAATGAAGTTACCCAAGTGGGTGCAGATTATCTAATTTTAGATGAAGGCGAGCTGACGATCCCCTTGTTTGTCGAAGCCGTCAAACAAGGGCAAATGTCGGGCACCTTCCGCGCGCCCAATGGCGAACGTCCAGACGTCACTACGACTCCAATCCCGCGCTTTGAATTACTAGAATTCGATGCGTATGCTGAGATGTCCGTCCAGTTTTCGCGGGGGTGTCCGTTCCAGTGTGAGTTCTGCGATATTATCGTCCTCTACGGTCGCAAACCCCGCACTAAAGCACCAGAGCAAATGCTCAAAGAACTCGATTATCTCTACGAATTGGGTTGGCGACGGAGTATTTTTATGGTCGATGACAACTTCATCGGCAACAAACGCAACGTCAAACTGTTGCTTAAAGAACTCTTGCCCTGGATGATCGAACACAAATATCCTTTCTCTTTCGCAACAGAAGCCTCAGTAGACTTGGCTAACGACCAAGAACTGATGGATATGATGGTCAAGTGTAACTTTGGATCTGTCTTCCTGGGGATTGAAACTCCAGATGAAGAGAGTCTGGCACTTACTCAAAAACATCAAAATACTCGCAGTTCTCTGAGTGAAGCTGTCGAACGCATTGCCAAATCTGGAATGCGCGTCATGGCTGGATTTATCATCGGCTTCGACGGTGAGAAATCAGGTGCGGGACAACGGATTGTCAAATTTGTCGAACAGACGAATATTCCCACCGCCGTATTTAGTATGCTGCAAGCACTACCCGATACCGCTCTGTCTCATCGCTTGGCAAAAGAAGGTCGCCTGCGCGGTACGGCAGATGGCAACATCAACCAAACCACGTTGATGAACTTCGTCCCCACTCGTCCCCTCGAAGACATCGCCATCGAGTATATGGATGCCTTCGATGAATTATACGAGCCATCCAAATTCCTCGATCGTACCTACCGCCACTACCTGATGCTTGGCGAAGCTACTTATCCTTATAAAGGCGAAGGTCGGAAGAAACCAATCAGTTTGTTGGTACTGCGCGCGCTCGCCATCATTTGTTGGCGACAAGGTTTCGTCCGTTCCACCCGTTGGCAGTTCTGGCGTAACCTCTGGAGCATGTATAAGCTCAACCCAGGCGGGGTCAGTAGTTATTTGGTCACATGTGCTCAAATCGAACATTTCTTAGAGTATAGAGGCATCGTGCGCCGCGAAATCGAAACTCAATTAGCCGAATTTCTGGCCGAAGAAGCCAGAATTAAAGCAGCAACCCCAGTCGAACCTGTTGAAGTGCTAGCTGAAACTGCTATCTGA
- a CDS encoding radical SAM protein, with product MLDRISIELTNQCRKHCHFCYNHSHPTGATQWEVDELVDLVTDCALAGTKAISFGGGEPLEYPHLCELLERLNGVVFRSFTTNGLLLDVDWIDRLVRVAPDKIHISIHFPESKPEVDRVIAQVSELAAWGIHSGVNLLVARSNLTATQAAAQQLHKSGIKTTLVGTRLSLLSTSLSVLVQDVSRANVTIDRWKIEKSQHQSGRVDEIDIACS from the coding sequence ATGTTAGATCGCATCTCAATCGAACTGACCAATCAATGCCGCAAACATTGCCACTTTTGCTACAATCACAGCCACCCTACAGGTGCAACCCAGTGGGAGGTAGATGAATTGGTGGATCTTGTCACCGATTGCGCTCTGGCTGGTACCAAAGCCATATCGTTTGGCGGTGGCGAACCTTTAGAATATCCACATTTATGCGAACTATTAGAGCGGTTGAATGGGGTTGTCTTTCGATCGTTCACGACCAATGGTTTATTATTAGATGTCGATTGGATCGATCGATTAGTCCGCGTCGCCCCAGATAAAATCCACATCTCGATCCATTTTCCCGAAAGTAAGCCCGAAGTCGATCGTGTCATCGCCCAAGTTAGCGAATTAGCCGCATGGGGGATTCACTCTGGCGTCAATCTATTAGTGGCTCGCTCCAATCTCACCGCCACCCAAGCAGCCGCTCAACAGCTCCACAAATCGGGAATAAAAACGACGCTTGTGGGTACCCGACTATCTCTACTAAGCACTAGTCTTTCCGTATTGGTGCAAGATGTGAGTAGAGCAAATGTGACAATCGATCGATGGAAGATTGAGAAATCACAACATCAGTCGGGGCGGGTTGATGAGATTGATATTGCCTGTAGTTAA
- a CDS encoding HD domain-containing protein encodes MASDWNRDLYIKACRFAAQAHLGQLIPSSDLPYLLHLNLVSMEIIAALGVEAGHDGDLAVQCALLHDTIEDTDTSYDTIATIFGTRVAEGVAALSKNPELDKSQQLLDSLHRIERQPREIWMVKLADRITNLQPPPIHWDVAKIRRYREEAIEIHTHLQSASPFLASRLAQKIEQYPPKT; translated from the coding sequence ATGGCATCAGACTGGAATCGCGATTTATATATTAAAGCTTGTCGATTTGCCGCTCAAGCGCATCTGGGACAACTCATCCCTAGCTCCGACTTGCCATATCTACTGCACTTGAATCTCGTGAGTATGGAAATTATCGCCGCGCTTGGTGTCGAGGCTGGGCACGATGGCGATCTGGCGGTACAATGTGCCTTGCTACACGATACGATCGAAGATACCGATACCAGTTACGATACAATTGCGACTATTTTTGGCACCAGAGTTGCCGAGGGAGTAGCGGCTTTGAGCAAAAATCCAGAGCTAGATAAATCTCAGCAATTGTTAGATAGTTTGCACCGAATCGAACGCCAACCGAGAGAAATTTGGATGGTAAAATTAGCCGATCGCATTACCAATCTTCAGCCACCTCCTATCCATTGGGATGTAGCCAAGATCCGCCGCTATCGGGAAGAAGCAATCGAAATTCACACCCACCTCCAATCTGCGAGTCCCTTTCTAGCTTCAAGACTAGCCCAAAAGATCGAACAATATCCACCTAAAACCTAA
- a CDS encoding glutathione S-transferase family protein, whose protein sequence is MTTTPLSWQELADLANARFMPSDPINGATNAQARLRLFGRTEADVRVTLYRDNHAWCPYCQKIWLWLEEKQIPYRIEKVTMFCYGEKESWYKRKVPSGMLPAIELDGRIITESDDILIALEKAFGTLVYGMTDPVVIPLRQLERLLFRAWCNWLCRPANSARDEQYNRSQFVSAVAMVEKALASTPGAYFLDAFSTADVIFTPYVERMNASLYYYKGYSLLEENPRFSAWFDAMESRETYRGTQSDFHTHVHDLPPQMGGCWENGEPQMLINKARVDNGPWDGLPDATFAEPADARAEALYRTVKHHVNLIRVNPAKDDVVDEALRCALTTMMTSDICVPPPGSDAALRYIRDRINVPRDMSIYAAKRLRASLEATAVLVGDAQGVPIPFNHRRDQNPVEFTTK, encoded by the coding sequence ATGACTACTACCCCCTTGAGTTGGCAAGAACTAGCAGATCTGGCGAATGCTCGATTTATGCCTTCAGATCCGATTAATGGAGCCACTAACGCTCAAGCTAGATTGCGGCTATTCGGACGCACCGAAGCCGATGTGCGGGTGACACTCTATCGAGACAATCATGCCTGGTGCCCTTACTGTCAAAAGATCTGGCTGTGGTTGGAGGAAAAACAAATCCCCTACCGGATTGAAAAAGTTACCATGTTTTGCTACGGGGAAAAAGAAAGCTGGTACAAACGCAAAGTCCCATCGGGGATGCTGCCAGCTATAGAATTGGACGGACGCATCATCACCGAAAGCGATGATATTTTAATCGCGCTAGAAAAAGCCTTCGGTACCTTAGTTTATGGCATGACCGACCCAGTAGTAATTCCGCTGCGGCAGTTGGAGCGGTTGTTATTTCGGGCATGGTGTAATTGGCTGTGTCGTCCGGCTAATTCGGCACGAGACGAACAGTATAATCGATCGCAATTTGTCAGCGCGGTCGCGATGGTCGAAAAGGCTTTAGCATCTACTCCAGGAGCTTACTTTTTGGACGCGTTTAGCACTGCTGATGTCATTTTTACGCCCTATGTCGAGCGGATGAATGCCAGCTTGTACTACTACAAAGGCTACTCCCTTCTCGAAGAAAATCCGCGGTTTTCAGCCTGGTTTGATGCGATGGAAAGTCGCGAAACTTATCGCGGCACTCAAAGCGATTTTCATACCCACGTCCACGATTTACCACCCCAGATGGGCGGTTGTTGGGAAAACGGCGAACCCCAAATGTTAATTAATAAAGCCAGAGTGGATAATGGCCCTTGGGATGGATTGCCAGATGCCACTTTTGCAGAGCCAGCAGACGCGCGCGCCGAAGCTCTATATCGGACGGTAAAGCACCATGTCAATCTGATTCGCGTCAATCCGGCTAAAGATGATGTCGTAGACGAAGCTTTGCGCTGCGCCCTGACAACGATGATGACGAGCGATATCTGCGTACCGCCACCAGGATCGGATGCTGCCTTGCGCTATATCCGCGATCGAATCAATGTGCCGCGCGATATGTCAATTTATGCCGCCAAGCGGCTCAGAGCTTCTTTAGAAGCCACAGCGGTATTAGTTGGCGATGCTCAAGGTGTACCCATCCCATTCAATCATCGGCGCGACCAAAATCCGGTGGAGTTTACCACCAAGTAA
- the argF gene encoding ornithine carbamoyltransferase: MSGLQGRDLLSMTDLSAEETLALLQLAADLKQGKIKPNCHKTLGLLFYKASTRTRVSFFAAMSQIGGQVIDLNIGAMQIGRGEPLADTARVLDRYLDVLAIRTFEQSDVETFAKYAQMPIINALTDLEHPCQVLADLQTVRECFGQLAGLKLAYFGDGNNMAHSLMLGCATVGMDISIACPANFTPDPQIVDRARSIAASKGTQVLITRSPQEAVNGAQVVYTDVWASMGQETESDARMPVFAPYQVNQELLTLADPNSIVLHCLPAHRGEEITDDVLEGAKSRVWDQAENRMHAQKALLVSVLGAE, encoded by the coding sequence ATGAGTGGTTTACAGGGTCGAGATTTATTGAGCATGACAGATCTGAGTGCCGAAGAGACACTCGCCCTCCTCCAACTTGCTGCCGATCTCAAGCAAGGCAAAATTAAGCCCAACTGTCATAAAACGCTGGGACTATTGTTCTACAAAGCTTCGACGCGGACGCGAGTAAGTTTTTTTGCGGCGATGAGTCAAATCGGCGGACAGGTAATCGACCTAAATATTGGGGCGATGCAAATCGGGCGCGGGGAGCCATTAGCAGACACGGCAAGGGTGTTAGATCGTTATTTAGATGTCTTAGCGATTCGGACTTTCGAGCAGTCTGATGTAGAGACATTTGCTAAATACGCCCAAATGCCGATAATTAATGCCCTGACAGATTTAGAGCATCCCTGTCAGGTGCTAGCCGATTTACAAACGGTTCGGGAATGTTTCGGACAGTTGGCGGGATTGAAACTTGCCTACTTTGGCGATGGTAATAACATGGCGCACTCGCTGATGCTGGGCTGTGCGACGGTGGGCATGGATATTTCGATCGCCTGTCCAGCTAATTTTACACCCGATCCGCAGATTGTCGATCGCGCTAGATCGATCGCTGCCAGCAAAGGTACGCAAGTGCTAATAACTCGATCGCCACAAGAAGCTGTAAATGGCGCACAGGTAGTCTATACCGATGTCTGGGCGAGTATGGGTCAAGAGACCGAATCAGATGCTCGGATGCCTGTATTTGCCCCCTATCAGGTCAATCAAGAACTATTGACCCTCGCCGATCCTAACTCGATCGTATTGCACTGTCTCCCCGCCCATCGCGGCGAAGAAATTACCGACGATGTCCTCGAAGGGGCAAAATCCAGAGTTTGGGATCAAGCAGAGAATCGGATGCACGCTCAGAAAGCCCTACTGGTGAGCGTCTTGGGTGCTGAGTGA
- a CDS encoding type I glyceraldehyde-3-phosphate dehydrogenase codes for MIRVAINGFGRIGRNFMRCWLGRKNSHIEVVGINDTSDPRTNAHLLRYDTMLGTFDADISADDNTITVNGKTIKCVSDRNPDNLPWKDWEIDLVIESTGVFISHAGASRHINAGAKKVLITAPGKDEDGTFVVGVNHQDYDHDKHFIISNASCTTNCLAPFAKVLNDNFGIIKGTMTTTHSYTGDQRLLDASHRDLRRARAAAMNIVPTSTGAAKAVALVLPELKGKLNGIALRVPTPNVSVVDLVVHVEKKTFTEEVNATLKAAAHGPMKGILDFCELPLVSSDFKGTDASSTIDATLTMVMGDDMIKVIAWYDNEWGYSQRVVDLAEIVGEKWVK; via the coding sequence GTGATTAGAGTAGCGATCAACGGGTTTGGGCGGATCGGTCGGAATTTTATGCGGTGTTGGCTGGGAAGAAAGAATAGCCATATCGAAGTTGTGGGTATTAACGATACTTCCGATCCCCGTACCAACGCACACTTGCTCCGGTATGACACCATGTTGGGCACATTTGATGCAGACATCAGTGCTGATGACAACACGATTACGGTCAATGGCAAGACAATTAAATGCGTATCCGATCGCAACCCCGATAACTTACCTTGGAAAGATTGGGAAATCGACTTGGTAATCGAGTCTACAGGTGTGTTCATCAGCCATGCAGGTGCTTCGCGCCATATCAATGCTGGTGCAAAAAAAGTGCTGATTACAGCACCCGGAAAGGATGAAGACGGTACATTTGTCGTTGGTGTTAACCACCAAGACTACGACCACGACAAACACTTCATCATTAGTAATGCTAGCTGTACTACCAACTGTCTGGCACCCTTTGCTAAAGTCCTCAATGACAACTTTGGCATCATTAAAGGGACAATGACCACGACTCACAGCTACACAGGCGACCAACGCTTGCTAGATGCTTCCCACCGCGATTTACGTCGGGCGCGGGCTGCGGCGATGAATATCGTCCCCACCTCTACTGGTGCAGCTAAAGCAGTTGCTTTGGTATTACCAGAACTCAAAGGTAAACTCAATGGGATCGCACTACGCGTACCTACTCCCAACGTATCGGTAGTAGATTTAGTCGTCCATGTCGAGAAGAAAACCTTCACCGAAGAAGTCAACGCCACTCTCAAAGCTGCCGCTCACGGCCCGATGAAAGGGATTTTGGACTTCTGTGAGTTACCACTAGTTTCGAGTGATTTTAAGGGTACTGATGCCTCTTCGACGATCGATGCTACGCTGACGATGGTCATGGGCGATGACATGATCAAAGTGATAGCTTGGTACGATAATGAGTGGGGTTACAGCCAACGGGTTGTCGATCTGGCTGAAATCGTCGGCGAGAAATGGGTTAAGTAG
- the dxr gene encoding 1-deoxy-D-xylulose-5-phosphate reductoisomerase yields MKAITLLGSTGSIGTQTLDIVEHNPDKFRIVGLAAGSNVEMLARQVRQFRPEIVAIGNEAKLAELKDTLSDLDYRPIIVAGAQGTIEVAGYGDAQSVVTGIVGCAGLLPTIAAITAGKDIALANKETLIAGGPVVLPLVEKHGVQLLPADSEHSAIFQCLQGVPAGGLRRIILTASGGAFRDLPAEKLASVTIADALKHPNWSMGQKITIDSATLMNKGLEVIEAHYLFGLDYDDIDIVVHPQSIIHSLIEVQDTSVLAQLGWPDMRLPLLYAMSWPDRISTNWEKFDLVKAGDLTFRAPDRVKYPCIELAYAAGRAGGSMPAVLNAANEQAVALFLSEKIHFLDIPKVIEKVCDKHRTDLTLTPSLDDILAADVWARQMVIEFSQQFTA; encoded by the coding sequence GTGAAAGCGATTACTTTACTCGGCTCTACTGGCTCGATCGGCACTCAAACCCTAGATATCGTCGAACATAACCCCGATAAATTTCGGATTGTCGGATTGGCTGCGGGGAGTAATGTCGAGATGTTAGCTCGGCAAGTGCGCCAGTTTCGACCTGAAATTGTGGCAATTGGGAATGAAGCCAAGTTAGCCGAGCTAAAAGACACGCTCTCAGATTTAGATTATCGCCCGATTATCGTCGCTGGCGCACAAGGGACGATCGAAGTTGCTGGTTATGGTGATGCTCAAAGTGTCGTTACGGGTATCGTCGGTTGCGCGGGACTCCTCCCGACAATTGCCGCAATTACCGCAGGTAAAGATATCGCCCTAGCTAATAAAGAAACCCTGATCGCAGGCGGCCCTGTAGTACTACCATTAGTCGAGAAACATGGAGTCCAATTACTCCCCGCCGACTCCGAACATTCGGCCATCTTTCAATGCTTGCAAGGCGTTCCCGCTGGTGGCTTGCGCCGGATTATCCTCACAGCTTCTGGTGGTGCCTTCCGCGATCTCCCTGCCGAAAAATTAGCCTCAGTCACTATTGCTGACGCCCTCAAGCACCCAAATTGGTCGATGGGACAAAAAATCACGATCGACTCCGCCACGCTGATGAACAAGGGTTTAGAGGTGATTGAGGCACATTATTTATTTGGCTTAGACTATGACGATATTGATATCGTCGTTCATCCCCAAAGTATCATTCATTCCCTCATCGAAGTCCAAGATACATCCGTCTTGGCGCAATTAGGTTGGCCGGATATGCGCTTACCATTACTATATGCCATGTCCTGGCCCGATCGCATCTCCACTAACTGGGAGAAATTCGATCTCGTCAAAGCTGGCGATCTGACATTTAGAGCACCCGATCGAGTTAAATATCCTTGTATCGAATTAGCCTACGCCGCCGGACGTGCTGGCGGCTCGATGCCAGCGGTACTCAATGCAGCAAACGAGCAAGCAGTAGCACTCTTTTTGTCCGAGAAAATTCACTTCCTAGATATTCCCAAAGTCATCGAAAAAGTCTGTGACAAACATCGCACCGATTTGACTTTAACGCCTAGTTTAGATGATATTTTAGCCGCCGATGTTTGGGCGCGCCAAATGGTAATCGAATTTAGTCAACAATTTACTGCCTAG
- the map gene encoding type I methionyl aminopeptidase codes for MNILSDLLLQKQQPTREKKQQKGIQIKTEREIGIMRQSSRIVATVLKEIMGMVEPGMTTADLDAYAERRIREMDAIPSFKGLYGFPASICSSINNEAVHGIPNRKKVLKQGDVLKVDTGAFFQGFHGDSCVTIGVGTVSPDAAKLIKVAEEALYKGIEQVKEGAYLLELAGAIQDHVEANGFSVVEDFTGHGVGRNLHEEPSVFNFRTREMPNVKLRAGMTIAIEPIINAGSKITKMMPDKWTAVTIDKSLSAQFEHTVLVTKDGYEILTDRNLV; via the coding sequence ATGAATATTCTCAGCGATTTACTTTTGCAGAAGCAACAACCTACCCGCGAAAAGAAGCAACAAAAGGGTATCCAAATTAAAACCGAGCGGGAAATCGGCATCATGCGTCAATCTTCGCGGATTGTGGCAACCGTGTTGAAAGAAATCATGGGCATGGTAGAGCCAGGGATGACAACAGCAGATTTAGACGCTTATGCTGAGAGGCGGATTCGGGAAATGGATGCGATTCCCAGTTTCAAAGGGTTGTATGGATTCCCTGCATCGATCTGTTCGAGTATCAATAATGAAGCGGTGCATGGCATCCCCAATCGGAAAAAAGTTCTCAAACAGGGAGATGTGCTAAAAGTCGATACAGGAGCCTTCTTTCAGGGATTTCATGGCGATTCTTGCGTGACTATTGGGGTCGGTACCGTCAGCCCCGATGCTGCTAAATTAATTAAAGTTGCAGAGGAAGCACTCTATAAGGGCATAGAACAGGTCAAAGAAGGTGCTTACTTACTAGAACTCGCTGGCGCAATTCAAGACCATGTAGAGGCAAATGGCTTTAGTGTAGTAGAAGATTTTACCGGACATGGAGTCGGACGTAACTTGCACGAAGAACCATCTGTATTTAATTTCCGCACGCGCGAGATGCCTAATGTCAAATTGCGAGCGGGAATGACGATCGCGATCGAGCCGATTATCAATGCTGGCTCGAAGATTACGAAAATGATGCCAGATAAATGGACGGCAGTGACGATCGATAAATCTTTGTCTGCTCAATTCGAGCATACTGTCTTGGTTACCAAAGATGGTTATGAAATTTTGACCGATCGGAATTTGGTCTAA
- the larE gene encoding ATP-dependent sacrificial sulfur transferase LarE: MLELKLEKLRNLFVEMERTLIAYSGGIDSTLVAKIAHDVLGDRALAVTAKSPSLLPEELEDAIEQAKSIGIIHQIVETHEMDNPNYASNPVNRCYFCKSELHDTLKPLALKLGYSYVVDGVNADDLQDYRPGIQAATERGARSPLAELGITKMEVREIARSIGLSCWNKPAQPCLSSRFPYGEEITIPKLNRVGRAEIYLRRLGYENVRVRSNEDTAKIELPAELIQQFVINTDLVKLTQAFQSFGFVYVTLDLEGYRSGKLNQVLPQLAS; the protein is encoded by the coding sequence ATGTTAGAACTAAAACTAGAAAAACTTCGCAATCTATTCGTAGAAATGGAGCGAACGTTAATTGCTTATTCGGGAGGGATTGATAGTACCTTAGTTGCTAAAATTGCCCATGATGTTTTAGGCGATCGAGCCTTAGCTGTCACTGCCAAGTCGCCATCATTATTACCAGAAGAATTAGAAGATGCGATCGAGCAAGCTAAATCGATCGGCATTATCCATCAGATTGTCGAAACTCACGAGATGGACAATCCTAATTATGCCTCCAATCCCGTCAATCGGTGCTATTTTTGCAAGAGCGAACTGCACGATACACTCAAGCCATTAGCACTAAAACTTGGCTACAGTTATGTCGTCGATGGTGTCAATGCTGACGATTTACAAGATTATCGCCCAGGCATTCAGGCGGCTACAGAACGGGGCGCGCGATCGCCATTAGCCGAGCTAGGTATTACTAAAATGGAAGTGCGAGAGATTGCTCGATCGATTGGGCTATCGTGTTGGAATAAACCCGCTCAACCTTGTTTGAGTTCGCGCTTTCCTTATGGGGAAGAAATCACGATTCCCAAATTAAATCGCGTGGGAAGAGCCGAGATTTATTTGCGACGATTAGGATATGAAAATGTGCGCGTGCGCTCGAATGAAGATACTGCAAAAATCGAATTACCAGCAGAGCTAATTCAACAATTTGTGATTAATACCGATCTGGTAAAATTAACCCAAGCCTTCCAGTCATTTGGATTTGTATATGTGACTCTAGATTTGGAAGGATATCGCAGTGGCAAGCTAAATCAGGTATTACCTCAATTGGCTAGCTAA
- a CDS encoding urease subunit beta yields the protein MIPGEIITKDGEIELNSDRASIEIAVANTGDRPIQIGSHYHFYEVNAALRFDRSATKGMRLDIPAGTAVRFEPGDEKQVQLVALSGSREIYGFNAQVEGRLE from the coding sequence ATGATTCCTGGTGAAATTATTACTAAAGATGGCGAAATCGAACTAAATAGCGATCGTGCTAGCATCGAGATCGCAGTTGCTAATACAGGCGATCGACCAATTCAAATCGGCTCACACTACCACTTTTATGAAGTTAATGCTGCCTTGAGATTCGACCGATCCGCAACCAAAGGAATGCGTCTCGATATCCCGGCGGGTACCGCAGTAAGATTCGAGCCTGGAGACGAAAAACAAGTCCAATTAGTCGCGCTCAGTGGCTCTCGCGAAATCTATGGCTTTAACGCACAAGTCGAAGGTAGACTCGAATAA